The following proteins are encoded in a genomic region of Scylla paramamosain isolate STU-SP2022 chromosome 40, ASM3559412v1, whole genome shotgun sequence:
- the LOC135092485 gene encoding TNF receptor-associated factor 6-like: MACHNSLNDGHLGESVVLPRTQGYDYEFVPTLDPKYECPICLLALRAPLQTACGHRFCKDCIYNSLSESSRRCPIDNTPLKETDLFPDSCAEREVLQLRVRCPNTSLGCSQVLDLMYIEHHTQACSFQPVLCPNECSATVLQKELDHHLDSQCLLRLKLCALCDLPYPFNEEQLHLATCAQVMVSCELCGCVVARGELPTHRSDSCPRVVVGCPYTEHGCSHKTVRADLDAHLSQSTQYHLHLLSSAQKRVTALVWELSRSAGMWGQSPSGLGFSRQPSLRSQLSATSPSPDRQLGEGSCGERGLVFPSSALKLDGTPPSKLHLSFSQLAIVGEGATALEEGKTGEDGKAGLGKDLAGIHHQQEAILKDLCGKTLEVSQGLLQVNISLSNLQARVEEMEGWVAAELGEAARGKYCQGEYVWRLKDFPGTLAELREKPTRVIHSPGFYTSPFGYKFCLRLNLTRGSGKGERGGEEWLSLFIHGMQGENDDFLDWPFSGIITFSLLDCGAGRPKAHITETLHSSPDRQSFSRPQMHRNPKGFGYTEFAPLSKVVEGSGRAEYVHEGTLHIRATVRLQQQHQGSTGKTGCICQHQQKSQKLCSLGLLLRLL; this comes from the exons ATGGCTTGCCACAATTCCCTCAACGACGGCCACCTGGGGGAGTCCGTGGTGCTGCCCAGG ACACAAGGTTACGATTATGAGTTTGTGCCAACGCTGGACCCCAAGTATGAGTGTCCCATCTGCCTGCTGGCTCTGAGGGCGCCCCTGCAGACTGCCTGTGGCCACCGCTTCTGCAAGGACTGTATCTACAACTCCCTCAG TGAGTCAAGCAGGAGGTGTCCAATTGACAACACCCCTCTGAAGGAGACGGACCTCTTCCCGGACTCCTGCGCCGAGAGAGAGGTTCTGCAGTTGAGGGTGAGGTGCCCAAACACTTCTCTAGGCTGTTCCCAAGTCCTGGACCTCATGTATATTGAACATCACACACAGGCTTGTAGTTtccag ccTGTGTTGTGTCCGAATGAGTGTTCCGCCACAGTGCTGCAGAAAGAACTGGACCATCACCTTGATTCTCAGTGCCTGCTGCGTCTCAAGCTGTGTGCGCTGTGTGACCTGCCCTACCCATTCAACGAGGAGCAA cTGCACCTGGCCACCTGTGCGCAAGTAATGGTGTCGTGTGaactgtgtgggtgtgtggtggcgcGGGGGGAGCTGCCGACGCACCGTAGTGACAGCTGCcccagggtggtggtggggtgccCCTACACAGAACATGGCTGCTCCCACAAGACTGTCCGCGCCGATCTGGACGCCCACCTCAGCCAGTCCACTCAGTACCACCTTCAT CTCCTGTCGTCAGCCCAGAAGCGCGTCACTGCCCTGGTGTGGGAATTGAGTCGGTCCGCTGGCATGTGGGGGCAGTCACCAAGCGGTCTGGGGTTCAGCAGACAGCCCAGCCTCAGGAGCCAGCTATCGGCCACCTCCCCAAGCCCTGACCGGCAGCTTGGGGAGGGTAGCTGTGGGGAGAGAGGGCTAGTCTTCCCATCCTCAGCCCTTAAACTAGATGGCACACCTCCTTCTAAGCTTCATCTCAGCTTCTCCCAGCTTGCAATTGTCGGGGAAGGCGCCACAGcactggaggaggggaagaccgGGGAGGACGGCAAGGCAGGGTTGGGGAAGGACCTGGCTGGcatccaccaccagcaggaggcaATACTGAAGGACCTGTGTGGCAAGACGCTGGAGGTGAGTCAGGGGCTGCTGCAGGTGAACATTAGCCTGAGTAACCTGCAGGCGCgggtggaagagatggaaggatgggTGGCGGCAGAGCTGGGCGAGGCGGCGCGGGGCAAGTACTGCCAGGGGGAGTACGTGTGGCGCCTCAAGGACTTCCCGGGCACCCTGGCTGAGCTGCGGGAGAAGCCAACGAGAGTCATCCACTCCCCCGGCTTTTACACATCCCCCTTTGGCTACAAGTTCTGCCTGCGACTCAACTTGACGAGGGGGAGCGGCAAGGGGGAGCGGGGCGGTGAGGAGTGGCTGTCCCTCTTCATCCACGGCATGCAGGGCGAGAACGACGACTTCCTGGACTGGCCCTTCTCTGGCATCATCACCTTCTCCCTCCTGGACTGTGGCGCGGGGAGACCCAAGGCACACATCACTGAGACCCTCCACAGCAGCCCAGACCGTCAGTCCTTCAGCCGGCCTCAGATGCACCGTAATCCGAAGGGCTTTGGTTACACAGAGTTTGCGCCACTCAGCAAGGTGGTGGAGGGGTCTGGCAGGGCGGAGTACGTTCACGAGGGCACGCTGCACATCAGGGCCACCGTCAGgctccagcagcaacaccagggCTCCACTGGCAAGACTGGCTGCATCTGTCAACACCAGCAGAAATCTCAGAAG TTATGTTCTCTTGGCCTGCTGCTGCGTCTTCTGTAA